From a region of the Babesia bovis T2Bo chromosome 1, whole genome shotgun sequence genome:
- a CDS encoding Inner membrane complex family protein yields MSSNNPEQLYEGQGPMDQTVFQGNLQSYTMPNNISMAPPTDFANYMAPPPELQWKQRTVTKKNKSRFPCNLCCCCYGEEETVPVKSNLVGDANRSIVLKPIRRERIVEVMKEEIQERVVNVPQIQYVDKFVEVPKPIFKYKIKEVKRPVIVEKIKRVPKIVEEEKIIEVPEIKYVEKEVEVPHIVKKEKVVEVPLPIVRERRIPVLRLKKDEKYQEVENINYEDFETNIMSNRYGSEAPNNTPIKLQARDIPNNTQEMSKTLKGVYSSNENDNFNRWEEQYDNGSKVDIDHHRPVMYYNNPVITQVTDNEKVSTSRRTVTKDNTLREQYKVSSPTTERKDIGVNNNGHYDQRSNNESIVTEIISVRGISNRSSPKMNQYDVEPLIEDIDEQLVNRDIIDEDNYVSIYPNIDAMSIKDGSSVETKKQQTRTSQEAQNSESGTDAKSMKKGDHRSVEEQITHVRITK; encoded by the coding sequence ATGTCAAGCAACAATCCAGAACAATTGTATGAAGGGCAAGGTCCTATGGACCAAACAGTCTTTCAAGGAAATCTGCAATCATACACCATGCCTAACAACATATCAATGGCACCACCCACAGATTTTGCAAACTACATGGCACCACCACCAGAACTTCAATGGAAACAAAGAACTGTAACAAAGAAAAATAAAAGCAGATTTCCATGTAATTTATGCTGTTGCTGCTACGGTGAAGAAGAAACCGTGCCCGTGAAATCAAACTTGGTGGGAGATGCAAATAGGTCAATAGTGCTTAAACCAATTAGAAGAGAACGAATTGTAGAAGTGATGAAAGAAGAAATTCAGGAAAGAGTAGTAAATGTACCACAGATACAGTACGTTGACAAATTTGTGGAAGTACCTAAACCAATATtcaaatacaaaataaaaGAAGTGAAAAGACCAGTCATTGTAGAAAAAATTAAAAGAGTACCCAAAATtgttgaagaagaaaaAATCATTGAAGTGCCAGAAATTAAATATGTAGAGAAAGAAGTGGAAGTGCCACATATAGTGAAAAAAGAAAAGGTAGTGGAAGTACCTCTGCCTATTGTTAGAGAACGTAGAATACCAGTTCTAAGACTTAAAAAGGATGAAAAATATCAAGAGGTAGAAAATATCAACTATGAAGATTTtgaaacaaatataatgtCCAACAGATATGGATCTGAAGCACCAAATAATACACCAATCAAACTACAAGCTAGAGATATACCGAATAATACACAAGAAATGAGTAAAACTTTGAAGGGCGTCTACTCATcaaatgaaaatgataacTTTAATAGGTGGGAAGAACAGTATGACAATGGAAGTAAAGTAGATATTGACCATCATAGGCCTGTAATGTATTACAATAACCCGGTCATAACACAAGTCACGGACAATGAAAAGGTATCTACAAGCCGTAGGACTGTTACAAAAGATAATACATTGAGAGAACAGTATAAAGTAAGCAGTCCAACCACAGAACGTAAAGATATTGGTGTAAATAACAATGGACATTATGATCAAAGAAGCAACAACGAGTCGATTGTTACTGAAATCATATCTGTTAGAGGAATAAGTAATAGATCATCACCTAAAATGAATCAATATGATGTTGAACCCCTGATAGAAGATATTGACGAACAACTTGTTAATAGAGATATCATAGATGAAGACAATTATGTAAGCATATATCCCAACATTGATGCTATGTCAATTAAAGATGGATCAAGTGTAGAAACAAAGAAACAACAAACGAGAACCAGTCAAGAAGCACAAAATTCAGAATCTGGTACCGATGCTAAATCAATGAAGAAAGGAGACCATAGAAGCGTTGAAGAACAAATAACTCATGTGAGAATTActaaataa
- a CDS encoding dopey N-terminal domain containing protein yields MSTDPPSVPQVLDITQWSDRKKFDAEVQHILLQFEKPKEWADLMNCLIKLHKSILQSPICEIPQKEIICKRLAQCLNPQLPSGIHVRALEVYSSILQKVGPEGLAQNLALFSSGLFPFFTYSSSSVRPIFLNIIEQFYIPLGKKLLPCLIGLLICILPGLDDNKSESYEHVYKVLEQISDCVSEKSYMRALWVILLNASKIRMSTLTVIANKLAPGLPMLPPERVEILVPHRHVLVMKSLEATTEDESLLVLREMINMLIKHFPMDSDILSDEDKSVLCRQCLKLLTKRNWSLNRRLYHWIFNATNDFNTSPESLDLTYFTKYTKDNLISAIKDLLMAKGKDLEEVLIPIKIIVTFITDADLKGVTDKLMPKLCIPILKYICKEHEEEEWRANIVESTRLIFDTSLTPTNVIFESIVDEYNACASSPLASCSSVWHDLLELSSVYLDEICTKLCLEDVLCGLFMLVNNALDHLHKLKIENDLAVIDHIIMYISTIFSRLEAIIRGEGNLMNFADTIKLDEDAGKKINMVVDYQSKCNTYICRYLGNLYTDSLTHFEQQAHELSVYEYKIIDALNKLAVRFVALDGYMSVVPVTKGFNKHQVYTDAIDGAKDIVNSNVLPVPSLDETTECESYRLRMLFISDPDSRTVSINDDASGTKNDPEVESGFKLSKWMEALLKCTTSSNAQLFCRGIRTFIELLSLSNKRDMYHYVETNGEHVQCIIEKLWNSLDETYAASHSEIVLLLIQFNRTMPLSRVEAEKIIIKDLTSLSTDVKVTAMLRFGVLWRYGYIHAPEEELFPEALGCILDNVEEADPKLRYYSCAFLSESVAILPNLINPILRALVAFDKFDPASYSSYIVDILRRFRHLSYIVSREGPMLLDLMQRCQAPPQLIELVQGTDIYETMLSSIASSKNIESSDENLNKVSVTSQMRMKSAASMDTKPSEPFVAFPVLKDPKGISYEDMCIYDYVDLIVVLTLKYICLDVDVSSLLNFTTFEGLLDYANGSMEQPINSNHAFHENTMLFRCTAIDFMKLFLSTIQPTSRAKEVACLVSRPLLFVLYHFHLKDEAIIQTQLLYLLKVVMDRCHVDSQSVSEMTLALIDAAKTLSKQPVQHKVIRNRINDVATPISKAQELDIDNMDCTDIEREDVAARFIMGTPETKNWQKYKELPGAFMLSPAEATSIRDYSARDILDVERRDTLDVKSCLLSRIYILNVIAIKRCHVGKLKKLSEEPFFSEILESCIRNTGKSSKPHLLQSYLDFSLYTLKYITGAESIRYSAAFISHFCNHLNQGKETTNISAISQYLKAMIVLLRHITSEVANCRIDLKCSDRFNYEGDLPPCSLSSILSLAANGLANHETNDSARQLFGFGNKHKCTSATIKDPIKLEISQVVKLCIQCLLWVKTENNLDIVNRTRGLSHADTVITEPSQMSSIYFTGETNPSESIRLDIVMAIQNIYHEILYGFRFLFELLPYHFTEGCLILWDEAENTSATRELKLEMIRCLSAVPQFSRHKMITYIVDMLEPFAKSSKYKVVKGYQLLSANVRDNSVCEFIYALTDVQFTSKKDVESTWEVIKRYLSFVLSYPRQPMVLLWVFHIIINFDKTHPTTNANAIEKLMKKCLSELMYALIYQSVGMYMHKVCQWLAPGLYDLEPPLPPHVYIINKYYHDRVNPKDSILNLSGYTTGLGAIKHNPEANPIDRQECASINTLSQLVIFSHETVQLSRRTAVANVFFHVLCNSLGSYILPTLQQKTEQPLEHRYLVLLLLRHLPFKLYEGSLHCIKRSVIDFINASYFFKNDRRGLRCTAKIFRLVADDDCRGTVDRLNKLDQYTCPPHSSVFTSKTIDIQSRIKYLKRLAFVLYACRSDTFAMHIATIIERLTENFRAYDDDNLRAKTFLVMRVLLIKMSQKHLTVLWPVLLSELIKVFDRENRALSNHTSISNLNAMVRNDSTINVQHTSDTKTSAIPNRYILLREALKIIDFAYALRLNDFLIYQWMFINDRTDAEFSGKQDEGEKDTFEFMPFLMIVEQKYPDEVKQYLRSDMDIKMRKLMDEMNVQDTAFGNTIELDNALTSIGTLMTKDNHGLNNTTNTQDSSDKRKLTQELIDISIENELLETNKDETDLEMELNIYQICKMYRKVI; encoded by the coding sequence ATGTCAACTGATCCGCCCTCGGTTCCTCAGGTTCTAGATATCACACAATGGAGCGACAGAAAGAAATTCGACGCAGAAGTACAACACATATTGCTACAGTTCGAGAAGCCAAAAGAATGGGCAGACTTGATGAATTGCTTGATAAAGCTCCATAAAAGCATATTACAGTCTCCAATATGTGAAATTCCACAAAAGGAAATAATATGCAAAAGACTGGCTCAATGCCTCAATCCCCAACTTCCCAGTGGTATCCATGTCAGAGCTCTCGAGGTTTACAGTTCTATATTGCAAAAGGTCGGCCCTGAAGGGCTCGCTCAAAACCTTGCACTATTTAGTAGCGGTTTGTTCCCCTTTTTTACGTATAGTTCATCATCGGTAAGGCCAATTTTCCTTAATATCATTGAACAATTCTACATACCTCTAGGCAAAAAACTTCTCCCATGCTTGATAGGGTTATTAATATGCATTCTGCCGGGATTGGATGATAATAAATCAGAGAGCTACgaacatgtatataaagtGCTCGAACAGATCAGCGACTGCGTTTCCGAAAAAAGTTATATGCGAGCATTGTGGGTAATTTTGCTCAACGCAAGTAAAATTCGTATGTCGACGCTTACAGTGATTGCCAATAAACTGGCACCAGGACTCCCAATGCTACCACCTGAAAGAGTGGAAATATTAGTACCGCATAGGCATGTACTTGTGATGAAAAGTCTAGAAGCAACCACAGAAGATGAATCACTATTGGTCTTAAGGGAGATGATCAATATGCTAATCAAGCATTTCCCGATGGACTCCGATATACTAAGTGATGAGGACAAGTCAGTGTTATGCAGACAGTGCCTTAAGTTGCTCACAAAGAGAAATTGGTCCCTTAACAGAAGATTGTATCATTGGATATTTAATGCCACCAATGACTTTAACACTTCCCCGGAATCGTTGGATTTGACATATTTCACCAAGTATACCAAGGATAATTTGATTTCGGCCATCAAAGACTTGCTGATGGCCAAGGGTAAGGACCTCGAAGAAGTCTTGATCCCAATCAAGATCATCGTAACTTTCATCACTGATGCAGACCTCAAGGGAGTGACGGATAAGCTCATGCCCAAACTATGTATACCCATTTTGAAGTATATATGCAAGGAACACGAAGAAGAGGAATGGAGAGCAAACATAGTCGAAAGCACAAGGCTCATATTCGACACCAGTCTAACACCAACCAACGTTATATTCGAGTCGATAGTGGATGAATATAATGCCTGTGCCAGTTCACCGCTTGCAAGCTGTTCCAGTGTTTGGCACGACCTACTAGAACTAAGCAGCGTTTACCTGGATGAAATATGTACTAAACTCTGCCTAGAGGATGTGCTCTGCGGTCTTTTCATGTTGGTTAATAACGCATTGGACCATTTGCATAAACTTAAAATCGAAAATGATCTGGCAGTCATCGACCATATAatcatgtatatatccactatATTCTCAAGATTGGAAGCTATCATAAGGGGTGAAGGAAATCTTATGAACTTCGCAGATACCATAAAACTTGACGAAGATGCGGGTAAAAAGATAAACATGGTTGTGGATTACCAAAGCAAGTGTAATACTTATATATGTCGTTATTTAGGCAACCTTTACACAGATTCCCTTACCCATTTTGAGCAGCAGGCACATGAACTGTCGGTTTACGAATATAAAATCATAGATGCGTTGAATAAACTGGCTGTGAGATTTGTTGCCCTAGATGGATATATGTCAGTGGTTCCTGTAACGAAAGGTTTCAACAAACATCAGGTATACACAGATGCGATCGATGGAGCTAAGGATATAGTGAATAGTAATGTACTTCCAGTCCCGTCATTGGATGAAACAACTGAATGCGAATCTTACCGGCTTAGGATGCTGTTTATAAGTGACCCAGATTCACGTACCGTAAGTATTAACGATGATGCTTCTGGGACAAAGAATGACCCTGAAGTCGAATCGGGATTCAAATTGAGTAAATGGATGGAAGCCTTACTCAAGTGCACCACGTCCAGCAATGCGCAGCTGTTCTGCCGAGGGATAAGGACATTCATAGAGCTCCTGAGCTTGTCAAATAAACGCGACATGTATCATTATGTAGAAACGAATGGGGAGCATGTTCAATGTATAATAGAAAAATTGTGGAATTCATTGGATGAAACCTATGCAGCCAGCCATTCCGAAATTGTGTTGCTTCTTATACAATTCAATCGCACAATGCCGCTTTCAAGAGTTGAAGCAGAAAAGATTATAATAAAAGATCTTACATCCCTGTCAACCGATGTCAAAGTTACCGCCATGCTCAGATTTGGTGTACTCTGGAGATATGGGTATATTCACGCCCCCGAAGAAGAGTTGTTCCCCGAGGCTCTAGGATGTATCCTGGACAACGTGGAAGAAGCCGATCCTAAATTGAGGTATTATTCCTGTGCGTTCTTATCCGAATCTGTTGCCATTCTGCCGAATCTAATAAATCCAATCCTAAGAGCATTGGTCGCATTTGATAAGTTTGACCCTGCTTCATACAGTTCATACATTGTTGACATTCTGAGGAGATTTCGCCATCTGTCGTACATCGTTAGCCGTGAAGGTCCTATGCTGCTTGATTTGATGCAAAGGTGCCAAGCTCCTCCCCAACTTATCGAGCTTGTTCAGGGCACAGATATTTACGAAACAATGCTAAGCTCGATTGCGTCATCCAAGAATATTGAAAGCAGTGATGAAAATCTGAATAAGGTATCGGTAACAAGCCAGATGAGAATGAAAAGTGCCGCCTCGATGGATACAAAGCCTAGTGAGCCTTTTGTAGCATTCCCAGTACTGAAGGATCCAAAGGGTATATCTTATGAAGATATGTGCATATATGATTATGTGGATTTGATAGTTGTGCTTACActtaaatatatatgtctGGATGTAGATGTATCCTCGCTTCTCAACTTTACGACTTTTGAAGGGTTGCTAGATTACGCAAACGGATCAATGGAGCAACCGATTAATTCGAATCATGCCTTTCACGAGAATACAATGCTATTTAGATGTACAGCCATTGATTTCATGAAGCTCTTTCTGTCCACCATACAACCAACAAGCAGGGCTAAGGAAGTTGCGTGCCTAGTTTCTAGACCTTTACTTTTTGTCCTGTACCATTTCCACCTAAAGGATGAAGCTATTATCCAAACACAATTGTTGTACTTGCTCAAGGTTGTAATGGATCGTTGCCACGTCGACTCCCAATCGGTTAGTGAAATGACTTTAGCATTGATAGATGCTGCCAAAACACTCTCCAAACAGCCTGTTCAACACAAGGTCATACGTAATAGGATCAATGACGTTGCAACACCCATATCAAAGGCACAGGAACTAGATATTGACAATATGGATTGTACAGATATTGAACGAGAGGATGTTGCAGCAAGATTCATTATGGGTACGCCAGAAACTAAAAACTGGCAGAAATACAAAGAACTGCCGGGAGCGTTCATGCTATCGCCAGCTGAAGCTACTTCAATAAGGGACTATTCTGCTCGTGATATTCTGGATGTTGAACGAAGAGACACGCTGGATGTAAAATCATGTTTACTCTCTAGGATTTACATTTTAAATGTAATTGCAATAAAGCGGTGCCATGTAGGCAAGCTTAAAAAACTATCAGAGGAGCCATTCTTTAGTGAAATATTGGAATCGTGTATACGCAACACAGGGAAGTCAAGTAAACCTCACTTGTTGCAGTCGTACCTGGATTTCTCGTTATATACACTAAAATACATTACCGGTGCTGAATCGATCAGGTATTCAGCGGCATTCATTTCGCACTTTTGCAATCATCTTAACCAAGGTAAAGAAACTACAAATATATCTgctatatcgcaatatctCAAAGCTATGATCGTGCTTTTGCGGCATATTACAAGTGAAGTGGCTAATTGCCGAATAGATTTGAAATGCAGTGATAGATTCAACTACGAAGGTGATTTGCCACCATGTAGCCTATCGTCAATTCTTAGTCTAGCGGCTAATGGTCTTGCAAACCATGAAACGAATGACTCCGCAAGGCAGTTGTTCGGTTTTGGTAATAAGCACAAGTGCACTAGTGCAACAATAAAGGATCCAATAAAACTTGAAATATCACAGGTAGTTAAACTGTGCATCCAATGTCTACTTTGGGTAAAAACTGAAAACAATCTGGATATAGTTAACAGGACACGTGGGCTGAGTCATGCAGATACCGTAATTACTGAACCTTCCCAGATGTCTTCCATCTATTTTACTGGTGAGACCAATCCGTCAGAATCCATCAGGTTGGATATCGTAATGGCTatccaaaatatataccatgaAATTTTATACGGATTCAGGTTTCTTTTCGAGCTACTCCCATATCACTTTACTGAAGGATGCTTAATCCTGTGGGATGAAGCGGAAAATACAAGTGCCACCCGAGAATTGAAATTGGAAATGATACGGTGCTTGAGCGCTGTGCCACAATTCTCAAGGCACAAGATGATAACATACATTGTAGACATGTTGGAACCGTTTGCTAAATCTTCAAAGTACAAGGTTGTAAAGGGGTACCAACTGCTAAGTGCTAATGTGAGGGATAACTCCGTATGTGAATTCATATATGCATTGACAGACGTGCAATTTACATCCAAAAAGGATGTGGAGAGTACTTGGGAGGTTATAAAGCGATATTTGTCTTTTGTTTTGAGCTACCCTAGGCAGCCCATGGTCTTGCTTTGGGTATTCCACATCATCATTAACTTTGATAAAACGCACCCTACGACCAATGCTAATGCCATAGAAAAACTGATGAAGAAGTGCCTGAGTGAGCTGATGTATGCCTTGATTTATCAGAGTGTTGGAATGTATATGCACAAGGTTTGCCAGTGGCTGGCACCAGGTCTATATGATTTGGAACCGCCATTGCCACCACATGTCTACATCATCAACAAGTATTACCACGATAGAGTCAATCCTAAGGATTCTATACTGAATTTAAGTGGATATACCACTGGGTTGGGAGCTATAAAACACAATCCAGAAGCAAACCCAATTGATCGTCAAGAATGTGCCAGCATAAACACACTGTCTCAATTGGTTATATTCAGTCACGAAACTGTACAACTAAGTAGGAGAACGGCAGTGGCAAACGTTTTCTTCCATGTGCTCTGTAACAGTTTGGGTTCGTATATTTTGCCAACGTTGCAACAAAAGACGGAGCAGCCACTAGAGCATCGTTACCTTGTTTTGTTGCTGCTGAGGCACCTGCCGTTCAAGCTGTATGAAGGATCACTGCACTGTATAAAGCGTTCAGTCATTGATTTCATCAATGCCTCGTACTTCTTCAAAAATGATCGCAGAGGATTGAGATGTACCGCCAAAATATTCAGATTGGTTGCTGATGATGACTGTAGAGGTACTGTGGATAGACTCAACAAATTGGATCAGTACACATGCCCGCCTCATAGCTCTGTATTCACTAGCAAGACAATCGATATACAGTCTCGTATAAAGTACCTCAAGAGGTTGGCATTCGTTTTATACGCATGCCGCAGTGATACCTTTGCTATGCACATCGCAACCATCATAGAGCGACTCACGGAAAATTTCCGAGCTTATGATGATGATAATCTAAGGGCAAAAACGTTTTTGGTTATGCGCGTATTGCTAATCAAAATGTCACAAAAGCATTTAACCGTTTTATGGCCCGTACTTTTGTCTGAACTTATCAAGGTGTTCGATAGGGAGAATAGAGCATTATCAAACCATACCTCTATAAGTAACCTCAATGCAATGGTTAGGAACGATTCGACTATTAACGTTCAACACACGAGTGATACCAAGACATCGGCTATCCCAAACAGGTATATTCTGCTCAGGGAAGCATTAAAAATCATTGACTTCGCCTACGCTCTCCGATTAAATGACTTCTTAATCTATCAGTGGATGTTCATAAACGATCGGACAGATGCCGAATTTTCGGGAAAACAAGATGAAGGAGAAAAGGATACCTTCGAGTTTATGCCATTCCTCATGATAGTGGAACAAAAGTACCCAGACGAAGTTAAACAATACCTACGTAGTGATATGGACATTAAAATGAGGAAGTTAATGGATGAGATGAATGTTCAAGATACAGCTTTTGGCAACACAATAGAACTCGATAATGCTCTGACCTCAATTGGTACACTAATGACAAAGGATAATCACGGGTTGAATAACACAACGAATACTCAAGATTCCTCAGACAAAAGGAAGCTAACGCAAGAACTAATTGACATATCGATCGAAAACGAACTTCTAGAAACAAACAAAGATGAAACAGACCTGGAAATGGAACTCAAcatttatcaaatatgCAAAATGTACAGGAAGGTCATATAA
- a CDS encoding Bromodomain family protein translates to MVGYSGSSHADGTSRIDGERDPKRHIKEAQRIDKTNEPSHTTYSNNMANNTMDEGYIANDTSITSLVRNVVRLYVGDCKIRPNPFTSNFETKLENKRIPATNRLHLSGVDVTALVNFSLERVPEGKRQELLELRKVLAESDSQSINVLVKSVCAIIGYQQLLTPEARKNFNDEHLQDWIKSHDAEVFMDKNYERIYIRWKNFLKRQTPLGTNLCDYFCGDFLKSLLIINADRLRSELEKTVFKYHPDMIITLLCKECGLTDEQAKTIGTMSSADGYQLQSVLPSETGLGFLHRDAGGAKEEDLGIISFDCITNDREPGHLIKLVTVKNIFSRQLPKMPREYIVRLVFDRNHYTFCLLKKGEVIGGICFRPYFEQRFAEIAFLAVKSTEQVKGYGTRIMNHLKEHVKKSNIEYFLTYADNFAIGYFRKQGFSQKISMPKERWFGYIKDYDGGTLMECYISPNINYLRLSDMLGKQKAIISQCIEAIKPLKVYDGLTFFKENPGITINPRDIPGLVEAGWTDDVVPSSKHGPDSHAGADDPDGKKTLKNAILDLLNNLEKQQSSWPFRKPVKQSEAPDYYDIIKNPTDISTMKKKAKNGEYKTKSQFGEELKRMFDNCRKYNTPHTIYYKYANELQAFIWPQYENIQE, encoded by the coding sequence ATGGTAGGATATTCAGGCAGTTCCCATGCGGATGGGACTTCACGAATAGATGGTGAACGCGACCCCAAACGACATATAAAGGAAGCACAACGAATCGACAAAACGAACGAACCATCGCACACTACATACTCCAATAATATGGCAAACAATACCATGGACGAAggatatatcgcaaatgaTACTTCAATAACATCACTCGTAAGGAATGTTGTGCGTCTCTACGTTGGAGATTGTAAAATCCGTCCAAATCCGTTTACTTCTAATTTTGAAACAAAGTTAGAGAACAAAAGGATACCTGCCACGAATCGCCTACACCTCAGCGGCGTTGATGTTACTGCTCTCGTCAATTTCTCGCTGGAAAGAGTACCAGAGGGGAAAAGGCAAGAATTACTCGAACTCAGAAAAGTATTAGCTGAATCAGATTCTCAAAGTATTAATGTATTAGTAAAAAGCGTATGTGCTATCATAGGATATCAGCAACTCCTGACACCGGAAGCGAGGAAGAATTTCAACGATGAGCATTTACAAGACTGGATCAAATCACATGATGCTGAAGTTTTCATGGACAAAAACTAtgaaagaatatatatcagATGGAAGAACTTCCTTAAGAGGCAAACACCCCTGGGAACGAATCTGTGCGACTATTTTTGCGGAGATTTCCTTAAATCGCTCCTGATAATCAATGCTGATAGATTGCGATCAGAGCTTGAAAAAACCGTCTTTAAATACCATCCTGATATGATTATAACATTGCTTTGCAAAGAATGTGGTCTTACAGATGAACAGGCAAAAACAATAGGTACCATGAGCAGTGCTGATGGATACCAACTGCAATCTGTCCTTCCCTCTGAAACGGGTTTAGGTTTCCTTCACAGGGATGCTGGCGGTGCCAAAGAGGAGGATCTAGGTATCATATCATTTGATTGTATCACCAACGACAGAGAACCTGGGCATTTGATAAAATTAGTTACGGTTAAAAACATATTTTCGAGACAGTTACCTAAAATGCCTAGAGAATATATTGTGAGATTGGTATTTGATAGGAATCATTATACTTTTTGTTTACTAAAGAAAGGTGAAGTTATTGGTGGAATTTGTTTTAGACCTTATTTTGAGCAAAGGTTTGCAGAGATTGCTTTTCTTGCTGTAAAATCCACTGAACAAGTCAAAGGTTATGGTACACGTATTATGAACCATCTGAAGGAGCATGTAAAAAAGTCAAATATCGAGTATTTCCTAACGTATGCCGATAATTTTGCCATTGGCTATTTCAGAAAACAAGGGTTCTCACAAAAGATATCCATGCCAAAGGAACGTTGGTTTGGCTATATCAAGGATTACGATGGAGGTACACTTATGGAATGCTATATTTCCCCCAATATAAACTATTTAAGGCTTAGTGATATGCTGGGTAAACAAAAGGCAATTATATCCCAATGCATAGAAGCCATCAAGCCTTTGAAAGTGTACGATGGATTAACATTCTTCAAGGAAAACCCGGGTATTACTATAAATCCGAGAGATATTCCAGGTTTAGTAGAGGCTGGATGGACTGACGATGTTGTACCAAGCAGCAAACATGGACCAGATTCTCATGCTGGCGCTGATGATCCCGATGGTAAGAAGACGCTGAAGAACGCTATACTGGACCTTTTGAATAACCTTGAGAAACAACAAAGTTCTTGGCCCTTCAGAAAGCCCGTAAAGCAATCGGAAGCTCCGGATTATTACGATATCATCAAAAACCCTACGGATATATCTACAATGAAAAAGAAGGCAAAGAATGGAGAATATAAAACCAAATCACAATTCGGAGAAGAACTCAAACGCATGTTCGATAACTGTAGGAAATATAACACACCTCATACCATCTATTACAAGTATGCTAATGAGCTACAAGCGTTCATTTGGCCACAATATGAGAACATTCAAGAGTGA
- a CDS encoding Cytokine-induced anti-apoptosis inhibitor 1 family protein, which translates to MAFRILAVGANREDMEKHVRFSSFLSKYSSITSSLLKLDSVLFPSVTRLELSKKDYDYMSISAVFEYGNKPCTYDHVVLATDSTFCRTGSDASPLLEKLHEALTPNGTIVIILPHSNPNENVVKKECMYTGFVELTFFEHNNFKWIVGKRPNWAPAQRSLTRGTLKVVSLDDYIPSAPAAESCDTKPRPCANCNCGRAERVNTDAKESTVNADGPTSSCGKCYLGDAFRCANCPYRGMPAFAPGDKIRLE; encoded by the exons ATGGCGTTCCGTATATTGGCTGTTGGCGCTAATAGAGAAGACATGGAGAAGCATGTTCGTTTTAGCTCATTTCTTAGCAAGTATTCTTCGATTACTTCATCTTTGCTGAAACTAGACAGTGTACTTTTTCCATCAGTTACTCGTTTGGAGTTGTCTAAAAAAGATTACGATTATATGAGCATTTCAGCTGTGTTTGAATATGGCAATAAACCTTGTACTTATGACCATGTGGTACTGGCTACCGATTCCACATTTTGCAGAACCGGGTCAGATGCGTCACCGCTTTTAGAAAAGTTACATGAAGCTTTAACACCCAATGGCACTATCGTTATAATTCTTCCCCATTCTAATCCAAAT GAAAATGTCGTTAAGAAGGAGTGTATGTACACAGGATTCGTGGAACTGACGTTTTTCGAGCACAATAATTTTAAGTGGATTGTTGGTAAACGGCCCAATTGGGCTCCTGCACAACGTTCACTGACTCGAGGTACTCTAAAAGTCGTTTCTTTGGACGACTACATTCCCTCTGCTCCAGCAGCTGAATCATGTGACACTAAACCTAGACCATGTGCAAATTGCAATTGTGGACGCGCTGAACGTGTTAATACCGATGCAAAGGAATCAACGGTTAACGCTGATGGGCCAACTTCAAGCTGTGGCAAGTGCTATCTTGGTGATGCCTTTCGTTGCGCAAACTGCCCATATCGGGGCATGCCGGCTTTCGCACCGGGAGATAAGATACGTCTAGAATGA